A window of the Anaerolineae bacterium genome harbors these coding sequences:
- the rho gene encoding transcription termination factor Rho: MDVAELEKKTLTELRRLAQEANIAGYSRLKKWDLILRLLRDKAEKKGYELRGGVLEIIDDGIGFLRSNNYLPGPEDIYVSQTQIKRFGLRTGDFVIGQVRPPKDSEKYYGLLRVEAISGKSPELAKRRPNFENLTAIFPDKRFDLETSPRILSTRLLNLIAPIGKGQRGLIVSPPKAGKTTVLKDIANAISQNYPEVHLMVVLIGERPEEVTDMDRSVEAEVISSTFDEPVQHHVRVAEMALERAKRLVEGGQDVVIMLDSITRLARAYNLVVPPSGRTLTGGIDPSALYPPKRFFGAARNVEEGGSLTIVATCLIDTGSRMDDVIYEEFKGTGNMELHLSRVLQERRIFPAFNIDRSSTRREELLLGPDVLQRVWTMRRMLAHLMDEQGNSENGLVVATEQLLQQLRMTDSNEEFLMTLGKSSYSATGR; this comes from the coding sequence ATGGACGTTGCTGAGCTTGAAAAGAAAACCCTGACTGAACTACGCCGTCTGGCCCAGGAAGCCAATATCGCCGGCTACAGCCGCCTGAAAAAGTGGGACCTGATCCTGCGGCTGTTGCGCGATAAGGCCGAAAAGAAGGGGTATGAGCTGCGCGGCGGCGTGCTGGAAATCATCGATGATGGGATTGGCTTCCTGCGCTCCAACAACTACCTGCCCGGCCCGGAAGACATCTATGTCTCCCAGACCCAGATCAAGCGCTTCGGGCTGCGCACGGGCGACTTCGTCATTGGCCAGGTCCGCCCGCCCAAGGATTCCGAAAAGTATTACGGGTTGTTGCGGGTAGAAGCCATCAGCGGCAAAAGCCCGGAACTGGCCAAGCGCCGCCCCAACTTTGAAAACCTGACCGCCATTTTCCCCGATAAACGCTTTGACCTGGAAACTTCGCCGCGCATCCTGAGCACCCGGCTGCTGAACCTGATCGCGCCGATCGGCAAGGGGCAGCGCGGCCTGATCGTCAGCCCGCCCAAAGCGGGCAAGACCACCGTCCTGAAGGACATCGCCAACGCCATCAGCCAGAATTACCCGGAAGTCCACCTGATGGTCGTCCTGATCGGCGAACGTCCGGAAGAAGTGACTGACATGGATCGCTCGGTGGAAGCGGAGGTGATTAGCTCCACCTTTGACGAGCCGGTTCAGCACCATGTGCGGGTGGCGGAAATGGCCCTGGAACGGGCCAAGCGTCTGGTGGAAGGCGGCCAGGATGTGGTGATCATGCTGGACAGCATCACCCGCCTGGCCCGCGCCTACAACCTGGTTGTGCCGCCCAGTGGCCGCACGCTGACCGGCGGTATCGATCCGTCCGCCCTGTACCCGCCCAAGCGTTTCTTTGGCGCGGCGCGTAATGTGGAGGAGGGCGGCAGCCTGACCATCGTCGCCACCTGCCTGATCGACACCGGCTCCCGGATGGACGATGTCATTTACGAGGAATTCAAGGGCACCGGCAATATGGAGCTGCACCTTAGCCGTGTGTTGCAGGAGCGCCGGATCTTCCCGGCCTTCAACATTGACCGCAGCAGCACTCGCCGCGAGGAATTGCTGCTCGGCCCGGATGTCCTGCAGCGCGTCTGGACGATGCGCCGGATGCTGGCTCACCTGATGGACGAACAGGGCAATAGCGAGAACGGTCTGGTGGTCGCCACCGAGCAACTGCTCCAGCAGCTGCGCATGACCGACAGTAATGAGGAATTCCTGATGACGCTGGGCAAATCCAGCTATTCAGCAACGGGCCGCTAG
- a CDS encoding VOC family protein translates to MSGRRVVHLELTGSDRLASARFYADLFGWEMKDYPDMQYTTLNTGNQEIGIGIGPASNGQASPPTFYIESTDLEADLRAIRAAGGQVVGETLHVPGVGSMAYFRDPAGNLIALGKFDETQSSV, encoded by the coding sequence ATGAGCGGAAGAAGGGTAGTACACCTGGAGTTGACGGGGAGCGACCGGCTGGCCAGCGCCCGCTTTTACGCGGACCTGTTTGGCTGGGAAATGAAGGATTACCCGGATATGCAGTACACCACGCTGAACACCGGCAACCAGGAGATCGGCATCGGCATCGGCCCGGCGAGCAACGGGCAGGCTTCTCCGCCGACCTTCTACATCGAAAGCACCGACCTGGAGGCTGACCTGCGGGCCATCCGGGCAGCAGGCGGCCAGGTGGTCGGTGAGACTCTTCATGTGCCCGGCGTCGGCTCCATGGCGTACTTCAGAGACCCGGCGGGTAACCTGATCGCCCTCGGCAAGTTTGACGAGACCCAGTCGTCAGTATAA
- a CDS encoding NUDIX hydrolase: MGEAPQKPVRDVAAAVIQRDDGRVLLVQRGPTAPTFPGCWGVITGFVEVGETPAAAALREIAEELGVSGRVLRSGEPFPVDIGPSVVRVWPLLCAIDAPEAIALQAENQRYEWVALEEVLARPTVPRLEQDFRALGLL; the protein is encoded by the coding sequence ATGGGCGAAGCGCCACAAAAACCAGTGCGCGATGTGGCCGCCGCCGTGATCCAGCGGGATGACGGGCGCGTGCTGCTTGTCCAGCGCGGCCCCACCGCCCCGACCTTCCCCGGTTGCTGGGGGGTGATCACCGGCTTTGTTGAAGTGGGCGAAACCCCGGCGGCGGCGGCGCTCCGCGAGATCGCTGAAGAGCTGGGTGTGAGCGGGCGTGTGCTGCGCAGCGGAGAACCGTTCCCGGTTGATATTGGGCCGTCCGTCGTGCGGGTCTGGCCGCTGCTGTGCGCCATCGATGCGCCGGAAGCGATCGCGCTCCAGGCGGAGAACCAGCGGTACGAGTGGGTGGCGCTGGAAGAGGTGCTGGCCCGCCCGACTGTCCCCCGGCTTGAGCAGGATTTCCGCGCCCTGGGCCTGCTGTAG
- a CDS encoding GNAT family N-acetyltransferase, whose amino-acid sequence MLIHEARQIISRYLLDDSSIIDAPTAYYALYHDARRSELRVKLRPSGRADGFVGRFQTGYDLFRPLVTMHCRTPETAADLLAELLTPGRPYLFFAGSHQLPYLGGSFALQTQRLMRIYYLESRRFRPAINVMVVEKPTPGGLPRFEIQSGGLAAVAGINWQSPGFAEVYVHTDPGARKRGWGQAVVTACTEYILRRGRLPLYLVEADNEESLALAEAVGYVDSGAQQVYAEGVYLGHPARRPISIKEEGTAGS is encoded by the coding sequence ATGCTCATCCACGAAGCACGCCAGATCATCAGCCGCTACCTGCTTGACGACTCCAGCATCATCGATGCACCAACCGCCTATTATGCGCTGTACCATGACGCCCGGCGCTCCGAACTGCGGGTGAAGCTACGCCCTTCGGGCCGGGCGGATGGCTTCGTTGGCCGCTTTCAGACTGGCTATGACCTGTTCCGCCCGCTGGTGACCATGCACTGCCGCACCCCTGAAACCGCCGCTGACCTGCTGGCCGAACTGCTGACTCCGGGCCGCCCGTATCTGTTCTTTGCTGGCAGCCACCAGCTCCCCTACCTGGGCGGCAGCTTTGCCCTGCAAACCCAGCGGCTGATGCGCATCTACTACCTGGAAAGCAGGCGCTTCCGGCCCGCCATCAATGTCATGGTGGTGGAAAAGCCGACTCCGGGCGGCCTGCCGCGCTTTGAGATCCAATCCGGTGGCCTGGCGGCGGTAGCCGGGATCAACTGGCAATCGCCGGGGTTCGCCGAAGTGTATGTCCACACCGATCCGGGGGCGCGCAAGCGCGGCTGGGGGCAGGCCGTGGTGACCGCCTGCACGGAATACATCCTGCGCCGGGGACGGTTGCCGCTGTACCTGGTCGAGGCGGATAACGAGGAGTCGCTGGCGCTGGCGGAGGCGGTCGGCTATGTGGACAGCGGGGCGCAGCAGGTGTACGCCGAGGGCGTTTACCTGGGCCACCCCGCCCGGCGGCCCATCTCCATTAAGGAAGAGGGCACTGCCGGGTCATGA
- a CDS encoding GIY-YIG nuclease family protein: protein MSDSPVAALPAVPGTYALLIHVNAPLTIRPGRLGTVALGRGWYVYTGSAHGPGGLRARVSRHLRRDKTRHWHIDALTCAAPVAGVWAVAAPERLECVWAAALRALPGVQLPAAGFGASDCTCPAHLLQVPDLAAVAAALNATLAAGHLLYLPVMRGTG from the coding sequence ATGAGCGATTCGCCAGTTGCCGCGCTGCCCGCCGTGCCGGGGACCTATGCCCTGCTGATCCACGTCAATGCGCCGCTAACCATCCGCCCGGGACGGCTGGGAACGGTGGCGCTGGGGAGGGGCTGGTACGTCTATACCGGCAGCGCGCACGGCCCCGGCGGGCTGCGGGCGCGGGTAAGCCGCCATCTGCGCCGGGACAAAACCCGCCACTGGCACATCGACGCTCTGACCTGCGCCGCGCCGGTAGCGGGCGTCTGGGCGGTTGCCGCGCCGGAACGGCTGGAATGCGTCTGGGCGGCAGCGCTGCGCGCCCTGCCCGGCGTACAATTACCTGCAGCGGGTTTTGGCGCGTCAGATTGCACCTGCCCGGCGCATCTGCTTCAGGTGCCCGATCTGGCGGCAGTAGCCGCAGCGCTGAACGCTACCCTCGCCGCCGGACACCTGTTATACTTGCCGGTGATGCGCGGGACGGGCTGA
- a CDS encoding SH3 domain-containing protein, whose translation MKRVLVIAILTLAALTGPASGQGTEVCPALVTDALQSLDTVCAGLERDAACYGYNRVDAIFWRPQVEARFSRPSDRAALLDLQTIATAPLDLASNQWGLVLLNLQADVPETLPGQAVTFLLMGDVTLQNAVPPEQAAGTVAPVSGVTTTASNIRSRPTTAANILTSVPTGTPLTITGVSEGHDWYELLLENGGRGWIFGQLVRVSDTAALSRLPVGSGPRYGPMQAFYFTTGFGGPVCAEAPNALIIQSTELAEVRLNVNALEIRLGSTIALTTAPTGNGAGGALVIALLDGRLQTRVGGYPVTLTRPGQAIAVSLNAAGLVDTGSRLLRLRDPAVGEQIAAAARFAARSSLFGRPIVPPASLPTLAYYIPPPPPTPVPATPTPVGPTINFVADRTTINLGECLTLSWAVENVQEVYYQGQGVTGQGSRQECPPYNMTYTLTVVLRNGERVSRSIPITVLGGYFISFTADRTNIKLGECVTLTWATEGVREVYYQDRGVVGNGSQQECPSVYPPADVTYTLRVVLQNGESTTRTVTIRVN comes from the coding sequence ATGAAAAGGGTCCTCGTGATCGCGATTCTGACTCTGGCGGCCCTGACCGGCCCGGCCAGCGGCCAGGGCACGGAAGTCTGCCCGGCGCTGGTGACCGACGCGCTGCAATCGCTGGACACAGTCTGCGCCGGGCTGGAACGGGACGCCGCCTGTTACGGCTACAACCGTGTGGATGCCATCTTCTGGAGGCCGCAGGTCGAGGCGCGCTTCAGCCGGCCTTCCGACCGTGCCGCCCTGCTTGACCTGCAGACGATCGCTACCGCGCCGCTGGACCTGGCCAGCAATCAATGGGGGCTGGTCCTGCTTAATCTGCAGGCTGACGTGCCAGAGACCCTGCCCGGCCAGGCCGTGACCTTCCTGCTGATGGGCGATGTCACGCTGCAAAACGCCGTCCCGCCGGAGCAGGCCGCCGGGACTGTAGCGCCGGTCAGCGGCGTGACGACCACCGCCTCCAACATCCGCAGCCGCCCGACTACCGCCGCCAACATCCTGACCAGCGTCCCCACCGGGACACCGCTCACCATCACCGGCGTCAGCGAGGGACACGACTGGTACGAGTTGCTGCTGGAGAATGGCGGGCGCGGCTGGATCTTCGGGCAGCTGGTGCGCGTCAGCGATACCGCCGCTCTCAGCCGCCTGCCCGTAGGCAGCGGCCCGCGTTACGGCCCGATGCAGGCCTTCTACTTCACCACCGGCTTTGGCGGCCCGGTCTGCGCTGAAGCCCCCAATGCCCTGATCATCCAGAGCACGGAACTGGCCGAAGTGCGCCTGAACGTCAACGCGCTGGAAATCCGGCTCGGCTCGACGATCGCCCTGACGACTGCTCCGACCGGTAACGGCGCGGGCGGGGCGCTGGTGATCGCCCTGCTGGATGGCCGCCTGCAGACGCGCGTTGGCGGCTACCCGGTGACGCTGACCCGCCCCGGCCAGGCGATCGCTGTCTCGCTCAACGCGGCAGGGCTGGTTGACACAGGCTCGCGGCTGCTCCGCCTGCGCGATCCGGCTGTGGGGGAGCAGATCGCGGCAGCCGCCCGCTTTGCTGCCCGATCATCGCTGTTCGGCAGGCCGATCGTGCCGCCCGCCAGCCTGCCGACGCTGGCCTACTATATCCCGCCGCCCCCGCCAACGCCGGTCCCGGCCACGCCAACGCCGGTCGGGCCGACCATCAACTTCGTCGCTGACCGGACGACGATCAACCTGGGCGAGTGCCTCACCCTGAGCTGGGCGGTGGAGAACGTGCAGGAGGTTTACTACCAGGGCCAGGGCGTGACCGGGCAGGGTTCCCGCCAGGAATGCCCGCCTTACAACATGACCTACACGCTGACCGTCGTCTTGCGGAATGGCGAACGGGTTAGCCGCTCGATCCCGATCACCGTGCTGGGCGGCTACTTCATCTCCTTCACGGCAGATCGCACCAACATCAAGCTGGGCGAGTGCGTGACGCTGACCTGGGCAACCGAGGGCGTGCGCGAGGTCTACTACCAGGACCGCGGCGTGGTCGGCAACGGGTCACAGCAGGAGTGTCCATCCGTCTACCCGCCGGCGGATGTGACATATACGTTGCGCGTCGTCCTGCAGAACGGGGAAAGCACTACCCGGACGGTGACCATCCGGGTGAACTGA
- a CDS encoding UvrD-helicase domain-containing protein, with amino-acid sequence MPESPLLEGLNPQQRDAVSAGTGPHLILAGPGSGKTRVLTHRVAYLVQEMGVTPYRIMAVTFTNKAAREMQQRVERMLGGQELSGLSLGTFHALCARILRVEAENTPYTRDYVIFDTRDQLTAVKQAATQLNIDIKRFTPRSLLDGISAAKNELLTPEVFADRVDSYFAEIVSRVYFAYQEILLGSNAMDFDDLLMQTVLLFQQYADVAAKYQRRYEHVLVDEFQDTNYAQYKLIHALAAPQNNLFAVGDPDQSIYAFRGADYRNVQRFQKDFPDARVILLEQNYRSTQTILDAATAVINVNTNRTPKRLFTARGKGERIALYEAYDEDDEARHILNTILRLNEEGRYNPGECAIMYRTNAQSRPLEEAFRRAGVPYRLIGATRFYDRREIRDLLAYLRLIHNPDDGVSLERIINVPTRGIGERTLGELRAWAESVGLSPGRALLALLEGADAPFSPRSRRALEAFAGLLAHWQALAAAGRPPLPILDAVIDDTGLAAYLRDGSHEGEDRWENVLSLRESAADYEHADLAEFLTQVALVSDVDVRDDNVDAPALLTLHSAKGLEFPVVFLCGLEEGTLPHLRSLEADAEGDPDALAEERRLMYVGITRAKDRLYLSYAFRRTRFGDSEPSLPSRFLQDVPPALLEGAPLAGTSRAAQDSFARMTAWMDDLPRPHAARNAPPPPRFQPGMRVINPHFGEGVVIAARRYHDAEEVDVQFDRAGRKRIDGNFLEPLG; translated from the coding sequence ATGCCTGAATCGCCCCTTCTGGAGGGCCTTAATCCCCAGCAGCGCGATGCCGTCTCCGCCGGGACAGGCCCGCACCTGATCCTGGCCGGGCCGGGCAGCGGCAAGACGCGCGTCCTGACTCATCGCGTCGCCTACCTGGTACAGGAAATGGGTGTTACCCCCTACCGGATCATGGCCGTGACCTTCACCAACAAAGCCGCGCGGGAGATGCAGCAGCGTGTCGAGCGGATGCTCGGCGGGCAGGAGCTGAGCGGGCTTTCGCTGGGCACGTTTCATGCCCTGTGCGCGCGCATCCTGCGCGTCGAGGCGGAAAACACCCCCTATACCAGAGACTACGTGATCTTTGACACGCGCGACCAGCTCACCGCCGTCAAGCAGGCCGCCACCCAGCTCAACATCGACATCAAGCGCTTCACCCCGCGCAGCCTGCTGGATGGCATCTCTGCCGCCAAGAATGAACTGCTGACGCCGGAGGTCTTCGCCGACCGGGTGGATAGCTACTTTGCCGAGATCGTCAGCCGCGTTTACTTTGCCTATCAGGAGATTCTGCTGGGCAGCAACGCCATGGACTTTGACGATCTGCTGATGCAGACCGTCCTGCTGTTCCAGCAGTACGCGGACGTGGCCGCCAAGTATCAGCGCCGCTATGAGCATGTGCTGGTCGATGAATTCCAGGACACCAACTACGCCCAGTACAAGCTGATCCATGCCCTGGCCGCGCCGCAAAACAACCTCTTTGCCGTCGGGGACCCCGACCAGAGCATCTACGCTTTCCGCGGCGCAGATTACCGCAACGTGCAGCGCTTCCAGAAGGACTTCCCCGACGCGCGGGTGATCCTGCTGGAGCAGAACTACCGCTCAACACAGACGATCCTGGACGCCGCCACCGCCGTGATCAACGTCAACACCAACCGCACACCCAAACGGCTCTTCACCGCACGCGGCAAGGGGGAGCGGATCGCGCTCTACGAAGCTTACGACGAAGATGACGAAGCCCGGCACATCCTCAACACCATCCTGCGCCTGAATGAGGAAGGCCGCTATAACCCCGGCGAGTGTGCGATCATGTACCGCACCAATGCCCAGTCCCGCCCCCTGGAGGAAGCCTTCCGCCGGGCCGGGGTGCCCTACCGCCTGATCGGCGCGACGCGCTTCTACGATCGGCGCGAAATCCGCGACCTGCTGGCCTACCTGCGCCTGATCCACAACCCCGATGATGGCGTCAGCCTGGAGCGGATCATCAATGTGCCTACCCGCGGCATCGGGGAGCGAACACTGGGCGAGCTACGCGCCTGGGCGGAATCGGTCGGCCTCTCGCCGGGGCGCGCGTTGCTGGCTCTGCTGGAAGGCGCAGATGCGCCCTTCAGCCCGCGCTCCCGCCGCGCTCTGGAAGCCTTCGCCGGGCTGCTGGCCCACTGGCAGGCGCTGGCCGCCGCCGGTCGCCCGCCGCTGCCCATCCTGGACGCCGTGATCGACGATACCGGCCTGGCCGCCTACCTGCGCGATGGCTCCCATGAAGGTGAAGATCGCTGGGAGAACGTGCTTTCCCTGCGGGAAAGCGCCGCCGATTACGAGCACGCTGACCTGGCCGAGTTCCTCACCCAGGTTGCCCTGGTCAGCGATGTGGACGTGCGCGATGACAACGTCGATGCGCCCGCCCTGCTGACCCTGCACAGCGCCAAAGGGCTGGAGTTCCCGGTGGTCTTCCTGTGCGGGCTGGAGGAAGGCACGTTGCCGCACCTGCGCAGCCTGGAGGCTGACGCCGAGGGCGATCCGGACGCCCTGGCGGAGGAGCGCCGCCTGATGTATGTGGGCATCACGCGGGCCAAAGACCGCCTGTACCTCTCTTACGCCTTCCGCCGGACGCGCTTCGGCGATTCAGAGCCAAGCCTGCCCAGCCGTTTCCTGCAGGATGTGCCTCCGGCGTTGCTGGAAGGCGCGCCGCTGGCGGGGACCTCGCGGGCCGCGCAGGATAGCTTCGCCCGGATGACGGCCTGGATGGATGACCTGCCGCGCCCGCACGCCGCCCGGAACGCCCCGCCCCCGCCGCGCTTTCAGCCCGGCATGCGGGTGATCAACCCGCACTTCGGCGAGGGGGTGGTGATCGCCGCCAGACGCTACCACGACGCCGAGGAGGTTGATGTACAGTTCGACCGCGCCGGGCGCAAACGCATTGACGGCAACTTCCTGGAGCCGCTGGGCTGA